The Micromonospora krabiensis genome window below encodes:
- a CDS encoding flavin reductase, translating into MPSPADRRGALMPRYRPHVAARPSWRCRGCGAAWPCSAARLALLGEYRGNRTGLLVYLATLLEEATGDLADHDRLTDRFLGWARGR; encoded by the coding sequence ATGCCGTCGCCGGCCGACCGGCGGGGGGCGCTGATGCCCCGCTACCGTCCGCACGTGGCGGCGCGCCCGTCCTGGCGGTGCCGCGGGTGCGGCGCCGCGTGGCCCTGCTCGGCGGCCCGGCTGGCGCTGCTGGGCGAGTATCGGGGCAACCGCACGGGTCTGCTGGTCTACCTCGCCACGCTGCTCGAGGAGGCGACCGGCGACCTCGCCGACCACGACCGCCTGACCGACCGTTTCCTCGGCTGGGCCCGGGGCCGGTGA
- a CDS encoding helix-turn-helix domain-containing protein: protein MEGSSMLDHFAEELRLARATSGLSQSALAEALSYSGALVAKVETSERRPSLDFARRCDVVFGAAGRFERIQRRISRETVVPWFRDWAGIEQEASALRWFEPLYLPGLVQTEGYARAVLAGAGLFGTDEIEQQVTARLDRQGVLTRDRPPLLSVVVDEHTLRRRVGGPEVMREQLRHLVKAATALPRVRIQVVPLSAGAYAGLDGPFVIATAPAGEDVVYLDGQRHGQVIDRSDYVRQMVEVWESIRGEALSQQQSLDLIAEVAETWT from the coding sequence GTGGAGGGTTCGTCCATGCTGGACCACTTCGCCGAGGAGCTGCGGTTGGCGCGGGCGACCAGTGGCCTGTCGCAGAGCGCGTTGGCCGAGGCGCTCAGCTACTCAGGCGCGCTGGTCGCCAAGGTGGAGACCTCGGAGCGGCGACCGAGCCTCGACTTCGCCCGCCGCTGCGACGTGGTCTTCGGTGCGGCGGGCCGGTTCGAGCGCATCCAGCGCCGGATCAGCCGGGAGACGGTGGTGCCGTGGTTCCGGGACTGGGCCGGCATCGAGCAGGAGGCCAGTGCGCTGCGCTGGTTCGAGCCGCTCTACCTGCCGGGCCTGGTGCAGACCGAGGGCTACGCCCGCGCGGTCCTGGCCGGCGCCGGCCTGTTCGGGACGGACGAGATCGAGCAGCAGGTGACCGCGCGGCTCGATCGGCAGGGCGTGCTGACCCGGGACCGGCCGCCGCTGCTCAGCGTGGTCGTCGACGAGCACACGCTGCGGCGGCGCGTCGGCGGGCCGGAGGTGATGCGGGAGCAGTTGCGCCACCTGGTGAAGGCCGCGACGGCGCTGCCCCGGGTCCGGATCCAGGTCGTGCCGCTGTCGGCCGGTGCGTACGCTGGGCTCGATGGTCCCTTCGTGATCGCCACCGCGCCCGCCGGGGAGGACGTCGTCTACCTGGACGGCCAGCGCCACGGGCAGGTCATCGACCGGTCCGACTACGTGCGGCAGATGGTCGAGGTGTGGGAGTCGATCCGCGGTGAGGCACTATCGCAGCAGCAGTCCCTCGACCTGATCGCGGAAGTGGCGGAGACATGGACCTGA
- a CDS encoding DUF397 domain-containing protein → MDLTGARWRTSTRSNGSGGACVEVADNLPGVVAVRDSKDPSGPVLAFTPDAWRVFVARGVRR, encoded by the coding sequence ATGGACCTGACCGGCGCCCGGTGGCGCACGAGCACCCGCAGCAACGGCAGCGGCGGCGCCTGCGTGGAGGTCGCGGACAACCTCCCCGGTGTGGTGGCCGTCCGCGACTCCAAGGACCCGTCCGGCCCCGTGCTGGCCTTCACGCCCGACGCCTGGCGGGTGTTCGTGGCGCGCGGCGTCCGGCGGTAG
- a CDS encoding PadR family transcriptional regulator, which translates to MEPLGRIGAATVDVLRVLLDSDEPRWGLEIIKVTGRPSGSVYPLLDRLERHGWVTSAWEAETERRGPRRRMYRLTVDGAAEARRVCARATAGRTALRSTRPRAAG; encoded by the coding sequence ATGGAACCGCTCGGACGGATCGGCGCCGCCACCGTCGACGTGCTGCGGGTGCTGCTCGACAGCGACGAGCCGCGCTGGGGGCTGGAGATCATCAAGGTGACCGGGCGGCCGTCCGGCAGCGTCTATCCCCTCCTCGACCGCCTGGAGCGGCACGGCTGGGTCACCTCCGCCTGGGAGGCGGAGACCGAGCGACGCGGCCCCCGTCGACGGATGTACCGGCTCACCGTGGACGGCGCCGCCGAGGCACGCCGGGTCTGCGCCCGGGCGACGGCCGGCCGCACCGCCCTGCGGTCCACCCGACCCCGGGCGGCGGGATGA
- a CDS encoding ABC transporter permease — protein MARQAGERARPSPPRVPALAVLHYYLVGYRRTWRAGVFSSFLLPVLTVLGFGVGVGAYIDQGVDGVSYLDWLVPGLIASTALQVAIGDATWPVFSNFQWIKTYFAQGAAPLRVGDILAGHLLYVLFRVLTTITAFLLVTGVFGALRSPLAVAALPVAALLGLAVAAPTFAYSAAVDSDSWLAMLFRFAVIPMTLFAGVFFPVESLPEALRWLAYATPLWHAVDLCRAATLGVAPQWSVVGHLLYLVAWAFGGWLLAHRVFRRRLVV, from the coding sequence GTGGCACGACAGGCGGGGGAGCGGGCGCGTCCGTCGCCGCCCCGGGTGCCGGCGCTGGCGGTGCTGCACTACTACCTGGTCGGCTACCGGCGCACCTGGCGGGCCGGTGTCTTCTCCTCGTTCCTGCTGCCGGTGCTGACCGTGCTCGGGTTCGGCGTCGGTGTCGGCGCCTACATCGACCAGGGCGTCGACGGGGTGAGCTACCTCGACTGGTTGGTCCCCGGGCTGATCGCCTCGACCGCCCTCCAGGTGGCGATCGGCGACGCGACCTGGCCGGTGTTCAGCAACTTCCAGTGGATCAAGACCTACTTCGCGCAGGGCGCCGCGCCGCTGCGGGTCGGCGACATCCTGGCCGGTCACCTGCTCTACGTGCTGTTCCGGGTGCTCACCACCATCACGGCGTTCCTGCTGGTCACCGGGGTGTTCGGTGCGCTGCGCTCGCCCTTGGCGGTGGCGGCCCTGCCGGTGGCGGCGCTGCTCGGTCTGGCCGTGGCCGCGCCGACCTTCGCCTACAGCGCGGCGGTCGACAGCGACAGCTGGCTCGCCATGTTGTTCCGCTTCGCGGTCATCCCGATGACGCTGTTCGCCGGCGTGTTCTTCCCGGTCGAGAGCCTGCCGGAGGCGCTGCGCTGGCTGGCCTACGCGACGCCGTTGTGGCACGCGGTCGATCTCTGCCGGGCGGCGACGCTCGGTGTCGCTCCGCAGTGGTCGGTCGTCGGCCACCTGCTCTATCTCGTGGCCTGGGCGTTCGGCGGGTGGCTGCTCGCCCACCGGGTCTTCCGTCGTCGGCTCGTGGTCTAG
- a CDS encoding ABC transporter permease — protein MVSLVLPRLVDVSAASRRSASVAERNVAALKSVYWLLLVSGFVEPLLYLLSIGVGVGALVGDLTLPGGQVVTYAAFVAPAMLASSAMTGALAETTFNFFGKMKYMKLYDGVIATPVRPFEIALGELGWAMLRGSAYSAAFLVVMAATGLTSAARAVTAFPAAVLVGFTFGALGMALSTFMRSWQDFDLMGSAQFTLFLFSGTFVPAEAYPAVLRWLVEVTPLYRSVHLIRGISLGTAGWGWLLDVLYLVVVMTLGLLVASRRMGRLLYK, from the coding sequence GTGGTCAGCCTGGTGCTGCCCCGGCTGGTCGACGTCTCGGCCGCGTCCCGGCGCTCGGCCTCGGTGGCCGAGCGCAACGTCGCGGCCCTGAAGTCGGTCTACTGGCTGCTGCTCGTGTCCGGCTTCGTCGAGCCGCTGCTCTACCTGCTCTCCATCGGCGTGGGCGTCGGGGCGCTGGTCGGCGACCTCACGCTGCCCGGCGGCCAGGTGGTGACCTACGCGGCGTTCGTCGCGCCGGCGATGCTCGCCTCGTCGGCGATGACGGGTGCGCTCGCGGAGACCACCTTCAACTTCTTCGGCAAGATGAAGTACATGAAGCTGTACGACGGGGTGATCGCCACCCCGGTACGGCCGTTCGAGATCGCCCTCGGTGAGCTGGGCTGGGCGATGCTGCGGGGCAGCGCCTACTCGGCCGCCTTCCTCGTGGTGATGGCCGCGACCGGCCTGACCAGCGCGGCGCGGGCGGTCACCGCGTTCCCGGCCGCCGTGCTGGTGGGCTTCACCTTCGGGGCGCTCGGCATGGCGCTGTCGACCTTCATGCGCAGCTGGCAGGATTTCGACCTCATGGGCTCCGCCCAGTTCACGCTCTTCCTCTTCTCCGGCACGTTCGTGCCCGCGGAGGCCTATCCGGCCGTGCTGCGTTGGCTGGTCGAGGTCACCCCGCTCTACCGGTCGGTGCACCTGATCCGGGGGATCTCGCTCGGCACCGCCGGTTGGGGTTGGCTGCTCGACGTGCTCTACCTGGTCGTCGTGATGACGCTGGGGCTGCTGGTCGCGTCGCGTCGGATGGGACGGTTGCTCTACAAGTAG
- a CDS encoding YihY/virulence factor BrkB family protein, translating into MTADESSARSGRDRDDSAEPGAAATGGASGRRDPSPVGPDEGPQSPTKLPGTGWKAALRRTVREFQDDNLTDWAAALTYYGVLSIFPGLLVLISILGLLGSGATESVRDTVSQAIPEGNIQRILEQAIDQAKQSGGLASLAAVLGLLAAFWSASGYIAAFMRASNAIYDVPEGRPIWKTLPIRVGVTAVVGVLLLVSAVIVVFTGRLAEAAGDAIGLGSTAVTVWNIAKWPVLLVLVSLMFAILYWASPNARHGGFRWVSPGGVLAVVIWLVVSGLFAFYVTNFGSYNKTYGTLAGVIIFLVWLWLTNIAILLGAEFDAELERSRAIAAGHDADEEPYVELRDDRKLRKKQKRGRAG; encoded by the coding sequence ATGACCGCCGACGAGTCCTCCGCCCGCAGCGGGCGTGACCGGGACGACAGCGCGGAGCCGGGTGCGGCGGCGACCGGGGGCGCGAGCGGACGCCGGGACCCGTCGCCGGTGGGGCCGGACGAGGGGCCCCAGAGCCCGACCAAACTGCCCGGCACGGGGTGGAAGGCGGCCCTGCGGCGGACGGTCCGGGAGTTCCAGGACGACAACCTGACCGACTGGGCGGCGGCCCTGACCTACTACGGGGTGCTCTCCATCTTCCCCGGCCTGCTGGTGCTGATCTCCATCCTCGGCCTCCTCGGGTCGGGCGCCACCGAGAGCGTCCGGGACACGGTGAGCCAGGCGATCCCCGAGGGCAACATCCAGCGGATCCTGGAGCAGGCGATCGACCAGGCGAAGCAGTCCGGTGGGCTGGCCAGCCTCGCCGCGGTGCTCGGTCTGCTCGCCGCCTTCTGGTCCGCCTCCGGCTACATCGCGGCCTTCATGCGCGCCTCCAACGCCATCTACGACGTGCCGGAGGGGCGGCCGATCTGGAAGACGCTGCCGATCCGGGTCGGCGTGACCGCGGTGGTCGGCGTGCTGCTGCTGGTCAGTGCGGTGATCGTGGTCTTCACCGGCCGCCTGGCCGAGGCGGCCGGTGACGCGATCGGGCTCGGCTCCACCGCGGTGACGGTCTGGAACATCGCGAAGTGGCCGGTGCTGCTGGTGCTGGTCAGCCTGATGTTCGCCATCCTCTACTGGGCCTCGCCCAACGCCCGGCACGGCGGCTTCCGCTGGGTCAGCCCGGGCGGCGTGCTGGCCGTCGTGATCTGGCTGGTGGTGTCCGGCCTGTTCGCCTTCTACGTGACGAACTTCGGCTCGTACAACAAGACGTACGGGACGCTCGCCGGCGTGATCATCTTCCTGGTCTGGCTGTGGCTGACCAACATCGCGATCCTGCTCGGTGCCGAGTTCGACGCCGAGTTGGAACGCAGCCGGGCGATCGCGGCCGGGCACGACGCCGACGAGGAGCCGTACGTGGAGCTGCGTGACGACCGCAAGCTCCGCAAGAAGCAGAAGCGCGGTCGCGCCGGCTGA
- a CDS encoding ROK family protein has protein sequence MRTEDPLHVRLLRLLRDEGAASRAELGDRLEMPRPRLLAELDRLVALGYVSEAGLAASRGGRRSTLVELSPHLRFAAVDLGASSMDVEVVNGRLEPVAAYAEPADIRSGPKLILQRVNELLDKAKVDGAYERLDAVGIGVPGPVSFRDGVPVSPPIMPGWDRFPVRELLTREHGCPAVVDNDVNIMAIGERHGGVAHSVDDFLFVKIGTGIGCGIYLSGEVYRGTDGCAGDIGHIQVDSHGPMCSCGNVGCLEALFSGAALAKDATVAARAGVSPALAERLAANGTVTALDVAEGAVEGDVTCIQLIRDGGRRVGGVLAGLVSFTNPSMIVIGGGLAQLGHILLAEIRSVVYRRSLPLATGNLPVVLSELGPRAGVAGAAVLASDVAFGEAS, from the coding sequence GTGCGGACGGAAGACCCGCTGCACGTACGCCTCCTGCGGTTGCTCCGCGACGAGGGCGCGGCGTCCCGGGCCGAGCTCGGCGACCGCCTGGAGATGCCCCGCCCCCGACTGTTGGCCGAGTTGGACCGCCTGGTCGCGCTGGGTTACGTGTCCGAGGCCGGCCTGGCCGCCTCGCGGGGCGGCCGACGGTCCACCCTGGTGGAACTCAGCCCGCACCTGCGCTTCGCCGCCGTCGACCTCGGCGCCAGCTCGATGGATGTCGAGGTGGTGAACGGCCGGCTCGAGCCCGTCGCGGCCTACGCCGAGCCCGCCGACATCCGCTCCGGCCCGAAGCTGATCCTCCAGCGGGTCAACGAACTGCTGGACAAGGCCAAGGTGGACGGCGCCTACGAGCGGCTCGACGCGGTCGGCATCGGGGTCCCGGGGCCGGTGAGTTTCCGTGACGGCGTGCCCGTCTCGCCGCCGATCATGCCCGGCTGGGACCGGTTCCCGGTGCGCGAGCTGCTCACCCGCGAGCACGGCTGCCCGGCGGTCGTGGACAACGACGTCAACATCATGGCGATCGGCGAGCGGCACGGCGGCGTCGCTCACTCCGTCGACGACTTCCTGTTCGTGAAGATCGGCACCGGCATCGGCTGCGGGATCTATCTCAGCGGCGAGGTCTACCGGGGCACCGACGGCTGCGCCGGCGACATCGGCCACATCCAGGTCGACTCACACGGTCCGATGTGCTCCTGCGGCAACGTCGGCTGCCTGGAGGCGCTGTTCAGCGGGGCCGCGCTGGCCAAGGACGCGACCGTCGCGGCGCGCGCCGGGGTCTCGCCCGCGCTGGCCGAGCGCCTGGCCGCGAACGGCACGGTGACCGCGCTGGACGTCGCCGAGGGCGCCGTCGAGGGGGACGTCACCTGCATCCAGCTCATCCGGGACGGGGGTCGGCGCGTCGGCGGGGTGCTGGCGGGCCTGGTCAGCTTCACCAACCCGTCCATGATCGTGATCGGCGGTGGGCTGGCCCAGCTCGGGCACATCCTGCTCGCCGAGATCCGCAGCGTGGTCTACCGCCGGTCGCTGCCACTGGCCACCGGCAACCTGCCCGTCGTCCTCTCCGAGCTCGGTCCGCGGGCGGGGGTGGCCGGCGCGGCGGTGCTCGCCAGCGACGTGGCCTTCGGGGAGGCGTCGTGA
- a CDS encoding sugar ABC transporter ATP-binding protein, with protein MVLRLTDVVKTFPGVRALDGVQLEVRAGEVHCLLGQNGAGKSTLIKVLAGVHRPDSGLVEWRGEPASFANPQAAMRAGIATIYQELDLVEDLSVAENAFLGHEPRQLGFVRRGNMARRTRQILGRLGHAEIPPGRMVRRLPAAGKQIVSMARALSHEARLIIMDEPSAVLAHDEVGNLFRIIRELTAQGIAVIYISHRLEEIREIGDRVTVLKDGRTTAANLPARDTPTRDLVSRMTGRTIEYVFPDRPEEESTGAELLEVDGLSRSGEFADVSLRVRAGEIVGIAGLVGSGRSELLETIYGARRPEAGTVRMSGQTLRPGSVGAAVRAGMGMAPEERKSQALLLGDPIYRNITLATFARYARAGFTNAAAERAEADRIADSLELRPRDVRRPVRTLSGGNQQKVVVGRWLLGDTKLLLLDEPTRGVDVGARAELYQVIRALAARGVGVLLVSSEVPEVLGLADRVLVMREGRVVREAPAHELDENTVLDLVMAGSLMEGVAA; from the coding sequence GTGGTGCTGCGACTCACGGATGTGGTCAAGACCTTCCCGGGCGTCCGCGCGCTGGACGGCGTGCAGTTGGAGGTCCGCGCGGGCGAGGTGCACTGCCTGCTGGGTCAGAACGGCGCCGGCAAGTCGACCCTGATCAAGGTGCTGGCCGGTGTGCACCGCCCCGACTCCGGCCTGGTCGAGTGGCGCGGCGAGCCGGCGAGCTTCGCCAACCCGCAGGCCGCCATGCGCGCCGGCATCGCCACCATCTACCAGGAGCTCGACCTGGTCGAGGACCTCTCCGTCGCGGAGAACGCCTTCCTCGGCCACGAGCCGCGCCAACTGGGCTTCGTCCGGCGGGGCAACATGGCCCGGCGTACGCGGCAGATCCTCGGCCGGCTCGGCCACGCCGAGATCCCGCCAGGGCGCATGGTCCGGCGACTGCCCGCCGCCGGCAAGCAGATCGTCAGCATGGCCCGCGCGCTGTCCCACGAGGCGCGACTGATCATCATGGACGAGCCGAGCGCGGTGCTCGCCCACGACGAGGTCGGCAACCTGTTCCGGATCATCCGTGAGCTGACCGCCCAGGGCATCGCCGTCATCTACATCTCCCACCGGCTGGAGGAGATCCGCGAGATCGGCGACCGGGTGACCGTCCTCAAGGACGGCCGGACGACGGCGGCGAACCTGCCGGCCCGCGACACCCCGACCCGCGACCTGGTGAGCCGGATGACCGGCCGCACCATCGAGTATGTCTTCCCGGACCGCCCGGAGGAGGAGTCGACGGGCGCGGAGCTGCTGGAGGTGGACGGTCTGAGCCGCTCCGGCGAGTTCGCGGACGTGTCGCTGCGGGTCCGGGCCGGTGAGATCGTCGGCATCGCGGGCCTGGTCGGCTCCGGCCGTTCCGAGCTGCTGGAGACCATCTACGGCGCCCGCCGGCCGGAGGCCGGCACGGTGCGGATGTCCGGCCAGACGTTGCGGCCGGGCAGCGTCGGCGCGGCGGTCCGCGCCGGCATGGGCATGGCCCCGGAGGAGCGCAAGAGCCAGGCGCTGCTGCTCGGCGACCCGATCTACCGCAACATCACCCTGGCCACCTTCGCCCGGTACGCCCGCGCCGGCTTCACCAACGCGGCGGCGGAGCGCGCCGAGGCGGACCGGATCGCCGACAGCCTGGAGCTGCGTCCCCGCGACGTCCGGCGGCCGGTGCGCACCCTCTCCGGCGGCAACCAGCAGAAGGTCGTGGTCGGGCGCTGGCTGCTCGGCGACACGAAGCTGCTGCTGCTGGACGAGCCGACCCGGGGTGTGGACGTCGGCGCGCGCGCCGAGCTCTACCAGGTCATCCGCGCCCTGGCCGCACGCGGCGTCGGGGTGCTGCTGGTCTCCAGCGAGGTCCCGGAGGTGCTCGGCCTGGCCGACCGCGTGCTGGTGATGCGGGAGGGGCGCGTCGTCCGCGAGGCTCCGGCCCACGAACTCGACGAGAACACCGTCCTCGACCTCGTCATGGCGGGGTCCCTGATGGAAGGCGTGGCGGCATGA
- a CDS encoding ABC transporter permease, which yields MSEVTDTTATPERASQLPAQSPPVDPAETAAAADHARTAPRLSWWRGEGGEGAKRNLALIGVLAVLIVIGAVTRSDLYSNPDWVWDNILSILQLASVVGVVTVGMTFVIIGGGIDLSVGAIVALAGVWATTVATQSYGTGGMIFCALTVGLAVGLVNGLLISYGRLVPFIATLAMLVAARGLAAEISDKQTQVSENTFINGIASTKVLGIPLLVYILAAVVIAGWVLLNRTTFGRRTVAVGGNPEAARLAGINVKRHTVLLYGLSGLCCGIAAIMLTAQATSAQAAMANLYELDAIAAAIIGGTLLSGGRGTIIGSLLGVIIFSTITNLFAINGLSTEAQNMVKGGIIVAAVLIQQVQFGSLSQFLGRNKLTTT from the coding sequence ATGAGTGAAGTGACCGATACGACCGCGACGCCGGAGCGGGCGTCGCAGCTACCGGCCCAGTCGCCGCCGGTGGACCCGGCGGAGACGGCGGCCGCGGCCGACCACGCCAGGACGGCGCCGAGGCTGTCCTGGTGGCGCGGCGAGGGCGGCGAGGGAGCCAAGCGCAACCTGGCCCTCATCGGTGTGCTGGCGGTGCTGATCGTGATCGGCGCCGTCACCCGCTCCGACCTGTACTCCAACCCGGACTGGGTGTGGGACAACATTCTCAGCATCCTCCAGCTCGCCTCCGTGGTCGGCGTCGTGACCGTCGGCATGACCTTCGTGATCATCGGTGGCGGCATCGACCTGTCGGTCGGCGCGATCGTCGCGCTCGCCGGGGTGTGGGCCACCACGGTGGCCACCCAGAGCTACGGCACCGGCGGCATGATCTTCTGCGCGCTCACCGTCGGGCTCGCGGTGGGCCTGGTCAACGGCCTGCTCATCTCGTACGGCCGGCTGGTGCCGTTCATCGCCACCCTGGCGATGCTGGTCGCCGCCCGGGGCCTGGCGGCGGAGATCTCCGACAAGCAGACGCAGGTCTCCGAGAACACGTTCATCAACGGCATCGCCAGCACGAAGGTGCTCGGCATCCCGCTGCTGGTCTACATCCTGGCCGCGGTGGTGATCGCCGGTTGGGTGCTGCTCAACCGCACCACCTTCGGCCGCCGCACCGTCGCCGTGGGTGGCAACCCGGAGGCGGCCCGACTGGCCGGCATCAACGTCAAGCGGCACACCGTGCTGCTCTACGGGCTCTCCGGCCTCTGCTGCGGCATCGCCGCGATCATGCTCACCGCCCAGGCCACCTCGGCCCAGGCGGCGATGGCAAACCTCTACGAGCTGGACGCGATCGCCGCCGCGATCATCGGCGGCACGCTGCTCAGCGGCGGGCGGGGCACGATCATCGGGTCCCTGCTCGGCGTGATCATCTTCTCGACGATCACCAACCTCTTCGCGATCAACGGCCTCTCCACGGAGGCCCAGAACATGGTCAAGGGCGGCATCATCGTCGCGGCCGTCCTGATCCAGCAGGTGCAGTTCGGCAGCCTCAGTCAGTTCCTCGGGCGTAACAAGCTCACCACCACCTGA
- a CDS encoding substrate-binding domain-containing protein has translation MTQHSGDVSRRRLLFGGAAVGAGVLLAGCTSNESAPTAAQTKGADAAAGGNAEPGKKVVVAFSAPAADHGWLAAITTNAKAQAGAYSDVEFKTVEAGADAAAQRAAISTLVSQKPDIIVMLPHDGKELNAAGLEAMKAGIPVVNLDRAFPDALAYRLQIKGDNYGMGVAAAHYIVDQLKAKNVSNPVIAEIAGMDELELTQERSKGFADTLAQNGLKVANRRAARFTADSGQAEASQLLRALPKIDAVWNHDDDQGIGVLAAINQANRKEFFMVGGAGSKKAIADIKADNTVLKATVTYSPSMASSAISLARLIAQGKGMSDLVELQVPKEIILASETITKENASNYEKLGF, from the coding sequence ATGACCCAGCACAGTGGCGATGTGTCCCGCCGCCGTCTGCTCTTCGGCGGGGCCGCCGTCGGCGCCGGCGTGCTGCTCGCCGGCTGCACCAGCAACGAGAGCGCGCCCACCGCCGCGCAGACCAAGGGCGCCGACGCCGCCGCGGGCGGCAACGCGGAGCCCGGCAAGAAGGTGGTCGTCGCCTTCTCCGCCCCGGCCGCCGACCACGGCTGGCTCGCCGCCATCACCACCAACGCCAAGGCGCAGGCCGGCGCGTACTCCGACGTGGAGTTCAAGACGGTCGAGGCCGGCGCGGACGCCGCGGCCCAGCGGGCGGCGATCTCGACGCTGGTCTCGCAGAAGCCGGACATCATCGTGATGCTCCCGCACGACGGCAAGGAGCTGAACGCCGCCGGTCTGGAGGCGATGAAGGCCGGCATCCCGGTGGTCAACCTGGACCGGGCCTTCCCCGACGCGCTCGCCTACCGCCTCCAGATCAAGGGCGACAACTACGGCATGGGTGTGGCCGCGGCCCACTACATCGTCGACCAGCTCAAGGCCAAGAACGTCAGCAACCCGGTGATCGCCGAGATCGCCGGCATGGACGAGCTGGAGCTGACCCAGGAGCGCTCGAAGGGCTTCGCCGACACGCTGGCCCAGAACGGGCTCAAGGTCGCGAACCGGCGCGCCGCGCGGTTCACCGCTGACTCCGGGCAGGCGGAGGCGTCGCAGCTGCTGCGGGCGCTTCCGAAGATCGACGCGGTCTGGAACCACGACGACGATCAGGGCATCGGCGTGCTGGCCGCGATCAACCAGGCCAACCGCAAGGAGTTCTTCATGGTCGGCGGCGCCGGCTCGAAGAAGGCGATCGCGGACATCAAGGCGGACAACACGGTCCTCAAGGCCACTGTCACCTACAGCCCGTCGATGGCCTCGTCGGCCATCTCGCTCGCGCGCCTGATCGCGCAGGGCAAGGGCATGTCGGACCTGGTGGAGCTCCAGGTGCCCAAGGAGATCATCCTCGCCTCCGAGACGATCACGAAGGAGAACGCGAGCAACTACGAGAAGCTCGGGTTCTGA
- a CDS encoding Gfo/Idh/MocA family protein, producing MVGYAFMGAAHSQAWRTVNRVYDLPARARMSLICGRDAGKVADAADRLGWEAYTTDWRDLVNRDDIDVVDVCTPGDSHAEITLAALAAGKHVLCEKPLANTVEEARAMAAAAATAQAAGVRSMCGFNYRRVPAVTMMRQMIADGRLGVIRHVRATYLQDWIVDPQFPLVWRLQKDRAGSGALGDIGAHIIDLTQYVTDQRITGVSAVTETFVKERPLSAESSGLAATADGNGDGPAPLDGQGPATGQVTVDDAAIFVARLDGGALGTYEASRFATGRKNALRVEINGSLGTLVFDLERLNELEFYDATLPSTEQGFSRILVTEGEHPYMSAWWPPGHIIGYEHSFTHQMRDLIEAIATGVNPAPSFADALQVQLVLDAVTRSAELGSSWTEVEPALAAVAV from the coding sequence ATGGTCGGCTACGCGTTCATGGGCGCCGCGCACTCGCAGGCCTGGCGCACGGTGAACCGGGTGTACGACCTGCCGGCGCGGGCCCGGATGTCGCTCATCTGCGGCCGGGACGCCGGGAAGGTGGCCGACGCCGCCGACCGGCTCGGCTGGGAGGCGTACACGACGGACTGGCGTGACCTCGTCAACCGGGACGACATCGACGTGGTGGACGTCTGCACGCCGGGCGACAGCCACGCCGAGATCACGCTCGCCGCGCTGGCCGCCGGCAAGCACGTGCTGTGCGAGAAGCCGCTGGCCAACACGGTGGAGGAGGCGCGGGCCATGGCCGCCGCGGCGGCCACGGCCCAGGCCGCCGGGGTGCGCTCGATGTGCGGGTTCAACTACCGCCGGGTTCCCGCGGTCACGATGATGCGGCAGATGATCGCCGACGGGCGGCTCGGGGTGATCCGACACGTCCGGGCGACGTATCTGCAGGACTGGATCGTCGACCCGCAGTTCCCGCTGGTCTGGCGGCTGCAGAAGGACAGGGCGGGCTCCGGCGCGCTCGGCGACATCGGCGCGCACATCATCGACCTCACCCAGTACGTCACCGACCAGCGAATCACCGGGGTCAGCGCGGTGACCGAGACGTTCGTCAAGGAGCGGCCGCTGTCGGCCGAGTCCAGCGGGCTCGCGGCCACCGCCGACGGCAACGGGGACGGGCCGGCGCCGCTCGACGGCCAAGGCCCGGCCACCGGGCAGGTCACCGTCGACGACGCCGCGATCTTCGTGGCCCGGCTCGACGGCGGCGCACTGGGCACGTACGAGGCGAGCCGGTTCGCCACCGGTCGCAAGAACGCCCTGCGGGTCGAGATCAACGGTTCGCTGGGCACCCTGGTGTTCGACCTGGAGCGCCTCAACGAGCTGGAGTTCTACGACGCGACGCTACCCAGCACCGAGCAGGGCTTCAGCCGCATCCTGGTGACCGAGGGCGAGCACCCGTACATGTCGGCCTGGTGGCCGCCGGGCCACATCATCGGGTACGAGCACTCCTTCACCCACCAGATGCGGGACCTCATCGAGGCGATCGCCACCGGCGTCAACCCGGCTCCGTCCTTCGCCGACGCGTTGCAGGTCCAGCTGGTGCTGGACGCGGTGACCCGCTCGGCGGAGCTCGGCTCCTCGTGGACCGAGGTGGAGCCGGCGCTGGCCGCCGTGGCCGTCTGA